In the genome of Aedes aegypti strain LVP_AGWG chromosome 2, AaegL5.0 Primary Assembly, whole genome shotgun sequence, the window caggtccgtccccctcatcatcttgattggaccatgatttctcaatgtttcgactttgtccggtattgggtgctgtccggcactgggggatctccccctactttgtgttaaaaaattcgtaaaTCTTTTACAAGATTAATAAAGAAGAATCATAAcctgtcttttaaaactgttttaaaatgaatcacctttttaacattttttcgccgtgtacattgcttaaattttgcatacaatgagttcgcgttcaaaaactagggagtgcctattatttcccacaattttttatgacaaaatgataagccgttttaattAGTTACTTGCGACATTTTTCTACCGGTGTataatcgactcaagtagtgttttgttttgataagtggttaagtcactttgtctctccatacagcggagcggcaaaagtagtggttagcttgcgaaagttgaaaatattaaagagtgtatcgaaaagtagtcgcaaacattcaaaacggtatatctcagagcttagttcatctttttaaaagcttttttcacgcaaatctccatcatttcatcaaatattgaatcaactaaaaaaatattgattaataTGCAGTCTTAATGTAAATAAAACAAGGTTTACAaagcatagaaaataaaatcttgcacaaaattacatttttgaagtgtcttcttaagattcgatgatttgtattgaacaaaatttatatcaaacaaaataagatgagaagcttattctatcgaaaaatatgtttacttcacacagcacgaaaacggatttgaaaaaaaaaataaattattgctctaagAAAGCTCAAATATTGGAataaggtcggttttagaaagtcacttttgtataatcaacttttgaagctctgtcatatacagtGGTAATTATATAGAGTACCTTTTTTTGCTACTTCATgaatatgcaaagaaacttttccaatcaaaatatatttttttatttgtcacAATCGTTCGATACTACTattaacgtgtagaaagaaaaaaaaatcaaaaaacgaggtccttaaaaatcgccttttttcgatttttgtatatGCTCTaaaatgcttgttaatgtatttttcaaaatattttttacactatGTGATGAGAGTTGTGACACAGAATATgttagcataaacaaaaaccattttttcttaaaatttaacacatttattaacatatcaattttttcagaggtgtgcaagattttcatcgatatctgttagtaatttgcaaaattatcatacaaaatgccactttattgaaacaatatcaccgcatcataatttttaaatacattgtaaaacATTTCTGATCAAAAAGTTGTTTCTAGGTGCAGCCCAATATTTTAgagactgttttgaatgtttgcgactacttttcgatacactccttactttcgtcgttttgtaaatacgTAAATTAAACTttccaaaaatgaaaaatcaagTTGGTTCAAAgtgaaacgtgtagaatttcttcTGAGGAACACGTAGAAtggataaagtaagtttgtatacttttttgacttgagtctgtttgaataagtttttgagaaatataGTTTCGTGTAGTGACGGTGAGAAGACTCGCTTCGCCAGTGTCGCAAGTCGGTCATGATACTTAACAGCCGACTGCAGCCCTGACCTTGACACTTttcatcatgtttgacgttcactttttcgacaaaaacaccacaggggttgtaaatttaacactggggttgttcctatctgacattttggaaggaacacggaaaacaaaatacatccaaagtttaaaccaaggggtgagAAAAAATCTCATAAATAGTAAAACGTTgtattttggacttaaaccaacgaaaaacatttaaaaattgagtgatttgggaatttaaaaatgttgtttttgacCTAAATTTAAgagtttggtactaaaattgggacccTATTGAACATACTCATGAAAATTTTAACAACGGAATCTTTTTCGCTGTTGCCATTTTTTGTAAACAGCGTTATTCCCTTTTTTGTATCATACACAAGGAAATCATTGTTTCCcagctgatcaatgttacaaGCAAACCTATGTCACTTGTTCAGCTTATTTTGAGCAATTACCTCATTTGTTTTGAGCCACCGTATCTGTGCATAAATAATTTTTGGCCAGACTGTTGCTCAATAAATCCAGTGTACCAAATTAGTCCCCAGGTTTTCTCTTGGGTTTAATTGCAGACCTACAGGGCATCGATACCCTTATTTATAACTATCTGAGGATATTTTTCGGCCTTAGCTGTCTTCAATAACGGCGAAAACAAGTTTGCCAATGTTACTGCTAGCTATCCCAAAATTATGCTGGGAACCTATTCAGGATTTTGCAACAAATAGGTAATCAAAATCCACAATATTCACGCCCTAGAAACCTCTTGCTTGATACCGCAAGAATTTACGAAGCATCCGACAAAACCCAAGTATACACTCTCAGAATCCCAAAGAAACCCCCTAATGTCCACTAACAATCCCCAAATCGCTCAGTATCTACAAGTATCCGCTGGGAATTCTGGGATTCTGTAGAAAATCTTCAGAATTTAGTTTGGAAACAGCTAGCTTCAGCTACACATTCTCAACATTTCTTGAATGTTTTACGCAATTCgtatcattgattcaaaatctTGATATGGTACACAGTATACCCAAGTATAAGTACCACTGCTGTACAATGTTGGATCATCTTCAAAAATATCGAACGTCATACAGAATCTCAACAAAAGAGGGAACGAAGCTTATAGGAATTTTTAGATCTACAAATACACCCACATTACTACTAAAACACTCTCAATCTTAACGTATGCTCTATTgatattattacaaaaaaagtgTAGTTTGTAAGTAGTATGTAGTAATAAAGATTAATGACTTCATGGAATGTTGCGAACACAAGACCATCCCAAATAAATAATCGCGTACGGGAGCTCTTGTGATTGGTGAGATTTGggaatttaaaaatgttgccaaaaacggatccattttgttgccaaaatcggggagTGCCGAAAAtagagcatgccaaaaacggaattcaACTgtaattgcttcatttttatattctcatagtGTAGCACGAATAAATGCATAATCATATAAAATGAAAACGttaccaaaaatttaaaatgatatcagaacgaaaacaaaatatgatacggaaaatttcaatgacaaattgatatcaaattatgatatcaacttgatgctgaaaaTAGAATATGTTTTTGACTTGCTTTCTTTTTGATGTTAGACTTTGCTCGGGTTTCTACACCATTTCAGAGCAATGTTTAATGCAGATTGCAAGCGAATGGAAACACAGCgtaataaaaataacctttttgcgtagggtaagtgttcccttagttgtgggtgttcctatagttgcggtagtgccgttctCACTGATTTATCACATTagtcacagaaccgacactgccaagcgacgtattggcttgttgatacacgtaatttttaaaaagagcgttcaaattgccttaaaactgatgaaataccactaaattgctaaaactttattacttgtaccaatagttgcggtaaagtgttcctatagtggaggatcccataagaaatcaacggataccgcaactaaaggaacacaaattaaaaatataccgcaactaaaggaacagtgtgccgatagtggaggtattatttttcactgacatgccgtggattactgcgatgaaataatttttctcaataagtcaatggtcgttacttcccgttacaatattaacatgtacattaattgcactTCGTGAATTTAgacggttaaatgaagttcaatcgtgcttagtacctccactattggtacatctaccctatctcAAAAATTATATTATGTGTCTTTAGTAAATTAAGCGTTACTGAAAAGGTTTGCATGAAGTTTAAAACTTATTTAGCTATACAGTCGTGGAGATCTCGAtatcaaagggaccatcgagatatggagagatcgagacaaagaacatatttttattcaataaataagaaAATAAGAAACACGCGGACGTCATttcgcgctcctaatttgtttaaAACCACgaaaatttggtctagtaatCTTTGATATTGGTGACATCGACATAcgcacggtaaaaagaagcaaggtattatactccgaaaaattacatttggcagtgacgtcattcctatcgcaaactcgaacgagtgcaaaagaaagcaaggcctgctctcctttactatcctcaaggcctcatgcttgacgataggaatggcgacacatgttttgatggaaaatcgttgtttacacgtgggaataacCTACCTTCTTATGTCTACCGtggacatacggagagaaaattgggaacagaaaatcaaaaggaacacatcgagatatggagataccgagatatggagagaaaaattgtatgcaaaatgcacagacatagggagagatatcgaggtGTAGGAGATCGAGATGTGGAGTGTCGACTGTAATATCGTCATGTTGTATATGAGACGTAACTCACATGTTCTTATTGGTTTGAATGAAGCCTCTGAGCGTAAAAATCTTCGTTTATCCCGACAGGTTGGGAGAATATGTGACAATTTTCAAATCTTATTGccttttttcatattatttttttttttcttaaccatCGAAACGGTAAATTTCGATTTAAGTCATATGGTCGATAGGGACAGGAATGGGCCATCCAAGAAAGAGGTCTTGAAAAGCATAGaaatacattgaaaattaatCGTTCTTAAGATTGATTTGTAGTTTGAAGTTTCTGCTTCCGGGACTGTTGTGTTATTTTGTGTGTGGTTTTACACTCTACGGGGCAAAATGGCCCCTTCTTccttatttgattggcggttctttcgggTTTTATCGTCCTCAGTATTTTTGGCAATATATATTCAATCaagaatgataaaaaatatccttcttttgttctttctagttctaAACTGCTTTTTTTTCGGGGAAACAGGTCATTCTGGGAACTGGTATttggggaaatgacattcgggaaaacaacattttggaaaaagtagcacaatcctgTTTGCGttatcaattttcaataactGTCGGTTGGTCAAACTAGCTCATACCATATTCCGCTCAAAGGCATGCTgccaatatttaaatttttggttaaaaaacTGATTACGAGGGTgatgaaattttaataattgGTAAAAATTCTATGTAATTTATGGATTGTCCATCATTTTGGATTAGTGGATCAcaataattcaaataatttcgaaataatCCACGTTTGGGCAAATCCAATCAACTACAGAGTTGATGACTTTTCTATGAATGAACGTTATATATAATGATAAGGGgcttcagaaaaaaatcgatgGCCATATGACTCATTCCCATTCCATTGTACAATGATTTGCATCCATGGAGGGGTATAACAATTAATTATTGATGTTACATTACATTCACAACACGCAAATTTCTTTGTATCAGAATCCCAATATTATTACAAAAACAAaagaatattcaaaattttatgtcgGCAAACAATAACGCGTTCTAAAAATAGTCAACCCGCGATTCGAATGCTTAATTATGCGTAGTGGTGAAAGTGCTTTATAGTATTACACAGTGCTAACGAACAACCGAAACAACACAcacaaaacaaaactgaaaccCCAAGAAATCGGCCAACAGTAATTAAACCCATCTTCTCATCTCGTCAACAGCTCGCACTTCATCTCGGTGGCGAATGGCGTGTTCGTCGATAACAGCCTTCCTCTGAATCCTCGATATGCGAAACTAACCAAGGAACTGTACGGCGGTGAAATAGCACCGATGGCATTATACAGTGATCCAGTACGGTCTTCGAATTTCATCAACAGCTGGGTTCAGGAAGCAACGAGGAACAAAATTCAGCGAATCGTTTCCCCCGAACAAGTCAGCAATGCCCCGATGGTACTGGTCAGTGCGTTGTATTTCAAAGCTAAGTGGGAAACAATGTTTATCGAACAGGACACCCGACTCAGGCAGTTTTACCCCTATGGACCAAACGCTGCTCCAGTTGACGTGGAATCCATGGCCACAAATGGGTGTTTTCCATTCTACGAAGATAAACAGCTCGATGCCAAGATAGCCGGGCTGCCCTATCAAGAAGGCAAATCAACCATGTATATTATCTTGCCTAATGAATCGAACCCGCAAAAACTCAGAGACCTTCAAACCCGAACGACGCTACAATACTGGGACGATATCATTGATCAAATGGTGGTGAAAACTGGAACAATCATATTGCCCAAAATGAAGATCGAAAATTCATTAGGGCTAAGGGATGTGCTTGCCTCTCTGGGGCTACGAGATGTCTTCATTCCGGAACGAAGCAATCTCAATGCCATAACTAAAGATGACCCAATTTTGAATGATATGAATCGACGACCTGCAGCCAGCCAACCAGCAAGGCCACAGAATCCTGTTCGCCAACCATCAACTACTCCACCGAACACCAATACATCACCAGGTTGGACACCACCAATAAGAAACGAACAAAAGGTTCCAATGCCCCTAAATTCTTCGGAGTGTGAAATGTGCAATAATTGCCTCTATGAAGCAGATCAGTGCATTTGTAATCCAAATCAACAAATAGACGAACAAAGCGGGTGCTACAGAAAGCCAATGACCGTTAAATATAGTTGTGTTGccgaaaaaatattatattctgTTAGGTTTTCATCGATTCTACATGTGTGTCTAGTGGAAGGGTATGATAAAACCCAACAATGCACTAGAAGCTGCCGAAAGTTTAGAGATGAGTGCTTCTGCTGCCGAGGCGCTGCCCAAACAGTGTCTAACCAGCGTCCATCAACTGGATCTCAGACAACACAGCAGCCAGAGATCCAATCGGGATACCAGCCAGTACAACAGCAAGGTACCTCCAATCAACCCACCGAGTCTCCCCTGACCTCCGGTGACGATATAGGAACTCGTTTCAACAGTTATGAACCTCCCAACACGACCCCACTCGTCGGCCGTTGTCAAACCATCAGGGAATGCAACTCGTGGGGAAGATGCCGCTATTCTACGTACTGTGCACTAGTCAACAGTCCTAAACGAAGCAAACGGCAAGCGGTGAACTCTCAGCCAGCCAAACTCTTCGTCGGGGACGTCCTGCACAAGGTGAGCCTGGATGTTAACGAGCAGGGAACGGAAGGAGGCGCAGTGACGGCAGTGGTCGTGGATAGGATTTCATCATCGTTCAACCTACGAGTGAATGGACCATTCTTGATCTACCTGCGGAATGAAGTTACCAAGGTGCCCCTGTTCTACGGAGCGATATTCGATCCAAGGCCTTGATATGAAGTGATAACCACAAAGTTTAATCGAAagagatttttgaataaaagtaCAACGAATAATCTTTTAAATATTAATAGGTGTGTGATTTTACAATTCATAAGCTCCGAGACGATGTTACCCGATGATGACATGGAAGTCCAAATCCATTCTCGAATATTGATTTGTCTTTAAGTTTCCGTAACATTTTTTGAGAGGCATTTATTACTTCAAATGATTTGTGCTGGAACAGAAGTTCCTAGATTTTACCATAATATATCGGATTGGTTTTCGTGATTTGATGGAATATCGACCGTCTTGACTTATTTTGGGATTTATTGGCGTGATTTTGTTCCACAGATTTCTTAATCAAACAATCGTTTTGATTAAGTTGGCTTTCGAGCCTTTATTCGCTCATCTTCAGGGCAAACGATAATTAACAAAAACATACACTATTTGTCTGGTGAAGTCagaaacaataattaaaaactAGTCAAGTGGGTTTGGACGAACATTGAATGAACGACTAACAACATTACactgcaataaaaaataaattttgtacaTAATGGCATAATTCACATCATTTTAATTTGACCGGAGCACAAACTTACACAGCTTTCACCCGAGCCCATCTaaacagttttgaaaaaaatatcaatgagTGGCTAACTCAAGGAGATTATGTGGAACACACGAAAAGGACAAATATATATTCTA includes:
- the LOC5578955 gene encoding serine protease inhibitor 28Dc isoform X2, with the protein product MRFLAPLGIVLLAIVSHCQGQGFDPTVGATPENLAAVSQSVTNLAQKISLAIANPKSKTEIFSPVSIAGALSLLLLGSGGNTRDELMNVMGFQHSRLTFTDIHKSFGRLFQDLVSNDPAQNVTIPWRANDKCNNNDYDYEDYAQSKPTGQQRGRRDTDSHFISVANGVFVDNSLPLNPRYAKLTKELYGGEIAPMALYSDPVRSSNFINSWVQEATRNKIQRIVSPEQVSNAPMVLVSALYFKAKWETMFIEQDTRLRQFYPYGPNAAPVDVESMATNGCFPFYEDKQLDAKIAGLPYQEGKSTMYIILPNESNPQKLRDLQTRTTLQYWDDIIDQMVVKTGTIILPKMKIENSLGLRDVLASLGLRDVFIPERSNLNAITKDDPILNDMNRRPAASQPARPQNPVRQPSTTPPNTNTSPGWTPPIRNEQKVPMPLNSSECEMCNNCLYEADQCICNPNQQIDEQSGCYRKPMTVKYSCVAEKILYSVRFSSILHVCLVEGYDKTQQCTRSCRKFRDECFCCRGAAQTVSNQRPSTGSQTTQQPEIQSGYQPVQQQGTSNQPTESPLTSGDDIGTRFNSYEPPNTTPLVGRCQTIRECNSWGRCRYSTYCALVNSPKRSKRQAVNSQPAKLFVGDVLHKVSLDVNEQGTEGGAVTAVVVDRISSSFNLRVNGPFLIYLRNEVTKVPLFYGAIFDPRP
- the LOC5578955 gene encoding serine protease inhibitor 28Dc isoform X1; its protein translation is MQGLKMRFLAPLGIVLLAIVSHCQGQGFDPTVGATPENLAAVSQSVTNLAQKISLAIANPKSKTEIFSPVSIAGALSLLLLGSGGNTRDELMNVMGFQHSRLTFTDIHKSFGRLFQDLVSNDPAQNVTIPWRANDKCNNNDYDYEDYAQSKPTGQQRGRRDTDSHFISVANGVFVDNSLPLNPRYAKLTKELYGGEIAPMALYSDPVRSSNFINSWVQEATRNKIQRIVSPEQVSNAPMVLVSALYFKAKWETMFIEQDTRLRQFYPYGPNAAPVDVESMATNGCFPFYEDKQLDAKIAGLPYQEGKSTMYIILPNESNPQKLRDLQTRTTLQYWDDIIDQMVVKTGTIILPKMKIENSLGLRDVLASLGLRDVFIPERSNLNAITKDDPILNDMNRRPAASQPARPQNPVRQPSTTPPNTNTSPGWTPPIRNEQKVPMPLNSSECEMCNNCLYEADQCICNPNQQIDEQSGCYRKPMTVKYSCVAEKILYSVRFSSILHVCLVEGYDKTQQCTRSCRKFRDECFCCRGAAQTVSNQRPSTGSQTTQQPEIQSGYQPVQQQGTSNQPTESPLTSGDDIGTRFNSYEPPNTTPLVGRCQTIRECNSWGRCRYSTYCALVNSPKRSKRQAVNSQPAKLFVGDVLHKVSLDVNEQGTEGGAVTAVVVDRISSSFNLRVNGPFLIYLRNEVTKVPLFYGAIFDPRP